From a single Streptomyces sp. 1331.2 genomic region:
- a CDS encoding alkene reductase: MTTTTESLLSPYRLGSLDLPNRVVMAPMTRYRAAEDGTPLPVVAEYYAQRASAGLIVTEGIWPSSRGQSGWFLPGLETPAHVAGWRAVTEAVHAAGGRIVAQLMHGGRQGHPLNRLLGDLPAGPSAVPAPGPVHVKGGGKAEAVTPRAMTREEIRQAVTDHVDAARNALAAGFDAVELHGANSYLIHQFLADNTNLRTDEYGPRTLADRLRFPIELVTAVAAAIGPERLGLRLSPGNPQFGMHEADPAPVYRALLAELDGLGLAYLHLTDNDDYPALADLRPRWSGPLIANVGENRAATDRERGEAVLASGVADLVSYGRAFIANPDLPERFAAHAPLAPVDPTHLYGQEATGLTDYPRFTDAAKSID, encoded by the coding sequence ATGACCACCACCACGGAATCCCTGCTCAGCCCGTACCGCCTCGGCTCGCTCGACCTCCCCAACCGCGTCGTCATGGCCCCGATGACGCGTTACCGGGCCGCCGAGGACGGTACGCCGCTGCCCGTCGTCGCCGAGTACTACGCCCAGCGGGCGAGCGCCGGCCTGATCGTCACCGAGGGCATCTGGCCCAGCAGCCGCGGCCAGTCCGGCTGGTTCCTGCCGGGCCTGGAGACGCCCGCGCACGTGGCCGGCTGGCGTGCGGTCACCGAGGCCGTGCACGCGGCCGGCGGGCGGATCGTCGCCCAGCTGATGCACGGCGGCCGCCAGGGCCACCCGCTCAACCGGCTGCTCGGCGACCTCCCGGCCGGCCCCTCCGCCGTGCCCGCACCCGGCCCGGTGCACGTCAAGGGCGGCGGCAAGGCCGAGGCCGTCACCCCGCGCGCGATGACCCGCGAGGAGATCCGGCAGGCCGTCACCGACCACGTCGACGCCGCCCGCAACGCGCTCGCCGCCGGCTTCGACGCCGTGGAGCTGCACGGCGCCAACTCCTACCTCATCCACCAGTTCCTGGCCGACAACACCAACCTGCGCACCGACGAGTACGGCCCCCGCACCCTCGCCGACCGGCTGCGCTTCCCGATCGAGCTGGTCACCGCCGTCGCCGCCGCGATCGGCCCGGAGCGCCTGGGGCTGCGCCTGTCCCCCGGCAACCCGCAGTTCGGCATGCACGAGGCCGACCCGGCGCCGGTCTACCGGGCCCTGCTCGCCGAACTGGACGGCCTCGGCCTCGCCTACCTCCACCTCACCGACAACGACGACTACCCGGCCCTGGCCGACCTGCGTCCCCGCTGGTCCGGCCCGCTGATCGCCAACGTCGGCGAGAACCGCGCCGCCACCGACCGCGAGCGCGGCGAGGCGGTCCTGGCCTCCGGCGTGGCCGACCTGGTCTCCTACGGCCGCGCCTTCATCGCCAACCCCGACCTGCCGGAACGATTTGCCGCCCACGCCCCGCTCGCCCCCGTCGACCCGACCCACCTCTACGGCCAGGAGGCGACCGGCCTCACCGACTACCCGAGGTTCACCGACGCCGCGAAGTCGATCGACTGA
- a CDS encoding condensation domain-containing protein, translated as MTTRHPLEIAFSSGRAGSGPATWGQQAIWDAVRRLPPADAPRYNITTAAPLDPGLPLPVLLAALERLLHRHDSLHTRLLPPDDDGGPLRQVVDPEGTLGIDVRTAGERDAPAELGARLHEELAAQPFDTAAQWPIRVGLVVADDLVRHISLVLSHTAVDGSGMSRLVADLTALCLDSSPQASAELRRPSQQPLEEAGFQTSERGARRDAAARRQVLRKLRQGPPRLFPPASDPSAPFPNAVLRSPALARAVERVAAAHRVSTGSVLLAATAAMTARLAGTTEAVLNVVVNNRFLPELADAVSVVAGDGLFHLPDATGEFGEVVRRTHAAAIGTYRHAYFDRLALATEIERLTAEGVPLADRSCVFNDTRDLLPAAPDPGNDRTTLSWPVEFEPRPGLTYALDALQSPEAISLAMTANPAVLPRPAMERFLYGIEELVLTEADTGAGKPGTEAGVAPPR; from the coding sequence GTGACCACTCGCCACCCGCTGGAGATCGCCTTCTCGTCCGGACGCGCCGGTTCCGGGCCCGCCACCTGGGGCCAGCAGGCCATCTGGGACGCCGTCCGACGGCTGCCCCCGGCCGACGCGCCGCGCTACAACATCACCACCGCGGCGCCGCTGGACCCGGGGCTGCCGCTGCCCGTCCTGCTCGCCGCACTGGAGCGCCTGCTGCACCGGCACGACTCGCTGCACACCCGACTGCTCCCGCCCGACGACGACGGCGGCCCGCTGCGCCAAGTCGTCGACCCGGAAGGCACCTTGGGCATCGACGTCCGGACCGCCGGCGAGCGCGATGCCCCGGCGGAGCTCGGCGCCCGACTGCACGAGGAGCTGGCGGCGCAACCCTTCGACACCGCCGCGCAGTGGCCGATCCGGGTCGGCCTGGTGGTGGCGGACGACCTGGTCCGGCACATCAGCCTGGTGCTCTCCCACACGGCGGTCGACGGCTCCGGGATGAGCCGCCTGGTCGCGGACCTGACCGCGCTCTGCCTCGACAGCTCCCCGCAGGCGTCGGCCGAGCTCCGCAGACCATCCCAACAGCCGCTGGAGGAAGCCGGGTTCCAGACCTCCGAGCGCGGTGCACGCCGCGACGCGGCCGCCCGCCGGCAGGTCCTGCGCAAACTGCGCCAGGGCCCGCCCCGTCTGTTCCCGCCCGCCTCCGACCCATCCGCCCCGTTCCCCAACGCGGTGCTGCGCTCCCCCGCCCTGGCCCGCGCGGTCGAACGGGTGGCGGCCGCCCACCGGGTCAGCACCGGCTCCGTGCTGCTCGCCGCGACGGCCGCGATGACCGCCAGGCTCGCCGGGACGACCGAGGCCGTGCTGAACGTCGTGGTCAACAACCGATTCCTGCCCGAGCTGGCCGACGCGGTGAGCGTGGTCGCCGGCGACGGCCTGTTCCATCTCCCGGACGCCACCGGCGAGTTCGGCGAGGTCGTGCGCCGCACCCACGCCGCCGCGATCGGCACCTACCGGCACGCCTACTTCGACCGGCTCGCCCTGGCCACCGAGATCGAGCGGCTGACCGCCGAGGGCGTCCCGCTCGCCGACCGGTCCTGCGTCTTCAACGACACCCGCGACCTGCTCCCGGCCGCCCCCGACCCGGGCAACGACCGGACGACCCTCAGCTGGCCGGTCGAGTTCGAGCCCCGCCCCGGCCTGACCTACGCCCTGGACGCCCTGCAGTCCCCCGAGGCGATCAGCCTGGCCATGACGGCGAACCCGGCCGTGCTCCCGCGCCCGGCGATGGAGCGTTTCCTGTACGGCATCGAGGAGTTGGTCCTCACCGAGGCCGACACCGGGGCGGGCAAGCCGGGCACCGAGGCGGGCGTCGCCCCACCCCGCTGA